The following DNA comes from Rhipicephalus microplus isolate Deutch F79 chromosome 6, USDA_Rmic, whole genome shotgun sequence.
aaagctgcactccgacgtcaaggtggatgacattccgcaccagctcaagattgccggagagctgactctcgttgtcgttccaggccgtgcaccgttgtgcctacggtgcaagagtaccggtcacatacgtcgcgactgccgagtaccccgctgcagtcgttgtcgccgcttcggcgacgaagacgacgactgcgcgaagacatatgccagtgtgaccggaccagcgcaggaaagtgacgcactggagcacctcatggacgaagcagactgggaagaaacagcaggagttaacgcaaactctgctgtggaagatgggtcgtcatgcCGTGAAGAAGAGGGCGTGTGTGAAACACCAGGTAAGTCCGACGCCGGGCTTCCGTACGAAGGCGTAggagaaagcagtgaaaaggtggatgcaagcagcacaggtgacacgtgtcttggctcagcagacgagaccccctccgaggctgaaccgatgactgggattgaaagcgacagtggcactgtgacggggaagcgtccccgtgacgaagggaaaaaagacaaaggcaccactgctgcctcgccggacgaaccaccCGCCAAAACGACTCCCGCTCGGCGGCCTCTCATCCGGCCACGGCCCAACAATTCGTCGGAGCAcaagacggcggaaacgccgccttcgccCTCTTAAGAACTGCACTGGGACAAGGCGTTCAGGAGggaattgcagttgtaaggtaagcgccatgcccctgggtttttcgtagccttacaatggtgcaaagagaaaattcaatccgtgtggccactttaaatgtgcgtggcctggcctcacggagaaaacaatgtcagctttatcaactagtaagtgacctcgaccttgacatactggcagtccaagagactaaagtccatggcgacgatgaaactgggggcatggtgCGCCAATTCTTTCCGCGGTATTCTGCTCTAGATAGCCATGCCATATGGACTTCTTCCGGCTGCGTGTTGTTCGTCAGACAGAGTCTGGGTGCTAAAATAGAAGCCtcaacgtcatgtccgtctggtcggctcaatgtttgtgatcttttgttttcgagtttggaatggcgcgtaatatgcttgtacgcaccgacTGTCACTGACAAAAGACGCATAGTGTTCGAACAACTAAAGACGTATACCGAATGTAATAGGCTCCTTatcattattggcgatttcaactgcgtcctttcagcaaaagacaaaactagcgaacgacattacagggatgtaagtacggctgtcttaagcgatacagtaagagaacatggtttggaggatgtggctgaatgtctcggtggtggccgcactatgcagtacacccactttcagACAACCAGCCAtgcccgactagatagggcgtacgtgagtgttgaattggtaccgctttgcaaggcataccgtgttaatgccgtttcatttagtgaccactgcttggttagctttgtagtagctagcacgaaagaaacgaaaagggccttcgagtggcaactatggaaattgaattcgaatctgctgagtgaggaaaaatttatggaggaagtaatGATGGAAGTTGAAAAAACGAAAGTTCGCAGTAAATagacgtttagagaaaaatgggagaacttcaagcgggtcgttaaattgaaggctttggaacgctcgagcactataagcacagaaaaaggagcagaagaaaagctcatgcgcagaaacctggaaaaattgctcctcgaagaatgCAGAATGCCCGGCATGTTTATTGAAGATATTCGCGCATTGAAATGTAAAATTGAGCAgttcgatgtcgaaagataccgcgctgctatggttcgggcaagagccgagcgactgataacggcagaagcaccgcaaaaaagggcgttgggctcagaaaagtgTCATGCGCGacgtaatcagataacagaaattgaacacgagggtgaagtcagcaatgtcgcagatgttatcgagcgtgctttctttgagcacttcaatggtttattcgccgccagctcagttgatgtcgatcgttttaaaaaagattttttaccgctgatgccaaagcttgacaataatacaaaagaaatattggaggaacccatttcggaagaggaagttaacagtgctattgaaagtatgcatccaGGGAAATCGCCTGGCCGTGATGGTCTGACTTCCGGCTTTTTTAAGTGTTTCAAGTTAGAAGTAACACCAGTCTTAGCTgacgtttataatgaggcattcgagctgaaaatattacccccgtccttttcatcatctcacactgttcttataccaaaatcggaagaccccgttgcactgcgcaGAGTAAATTCTTATCGCCCAATCGGCCTCAATTATGGAGATTACAAGACATTTATGAAAATCTTAGCCAAAAAattgcaaacagtcattacggagctcgtggggccggatcagacgtgcggcattaaaggtcgaactatcctcactaatatacacgcagcccggagcatcctcgaatgttgcgacgctgttggtgcgcgagtcgcaatgctgcaaatcgacctcgagaaggctcttgacagggtgcctcatgaaaatctgctgtgcatcctagattatgtgaatttagggaaaataatcaaagagggggttgCCATATcgtaccgagactgctcaacgcggctaattgttaacaaggtggtggggaagcgcattccagtcaagCGTTCGGTGCATAagggttgtcctctctcaccactattgttttgtttgtacacaGAGTCCTTTTGTTAGAGTATCATAGagaatgactgtgtccgtgggtttaagctgcacgaggttgaagtcGGGCTGTTTGCTAATGCGGACGATATAGCCATTTTTTTTcgcggactctgacagcatagcagatgctgtcaaatgcgttactatcttctgtgctgcaagtggcagcgctgtgcactggggaaaatgccttcgcttttggcacggtgactgggcagaaaccttagacagttttgccagcataaggtttgttacgacaccggttatatacttgggtgcccccctcgaatgctacaaagacagcgactcgtactggaggagccaagtggataacctgcgggaaagagtaAACAAGTGGAATTGCTggaattggtctatgttttctaaagccacaatttgcaacatattcttagtgagtaaaatttggtatatcttacaagtcttacattgttcaagggtaaacatccaaaaatttcaccgtgtgttcgctgtctttgtgtggtaatcgtcttgggaaagatcgagtcggaccaatttatttcttcgagtgcgaaatggaggactgggcttgccgcatttgtttttaagacaggtagtcaatcgattttgtttctttagagacgtcgacaacccattccttcgcactgtctgtcaacttcgcctttggcaacacttgcctaacatggttgtatcaacctgcagcgtacctggtggtgtttatggctttctccgcgaagttgtactttcatgtaggtttctgtcagtgcggttttcacttgaatacttgagtcaagtccgacgaagaaagttgtacaaggacctatgtgatgtgtttttaccagtgcatttgtatcggtccctttacaatgtatgccacggccacactgtactaaagcgcgtcaaggcgatgaaaatatcgccaggtgctaagaatttcttgtttaaattacataccggtacgctgaccgtcaaaacctggatggctgAAAAGGGGTTctacgttccttggggcacgcattgcataatatgcagaaaggaggagacaattgagcatgtattcattgactgctgggatgctatctttctttgggacgtactccagcgcacgatcaaaaaagacttccccataaatgcatatggcatccgctatttgcaaatacaaagtgacgacGGTACCCCGTgtgatatgataatgcttatggctcttcatagcatttggaaatccaggatggcagccatgcactttgatgtagatgcatgagcacccacccagtacttcaaagaatatataagaaattttgtggatgaacaaaagttgcaggaattcCCCCCACAATagttgccgcgcgtcgaattactatcgacgataaaaacattttaccagatgcgtggccacatcgtttgagccacggtttttacaatgttttggattgtgttgtgtaattatcagttagtatgtgtattgtttacgtgagccgaaattaggcaataaagaaaaaaaagcagtgtggcgcagtgggagcgtgctgggcccataacccagaggtccgtagatcgaatccccgctctgctaattttattttctttggcattaagcgcacttccttactgcacatttccccccgtaactagagtgcagcagagtggcgcagtgggagcGTGCTGAGCCCATGACCCAGAAGTCCATGAATCGAATCCACGCTCtgcaaattttattttcttttgtattaagCGCACTTCCTTACGGCACATTTTccccgtaactagagtgcagcagagtggcgccgtGGGAGTGTGCTGGGCCCATgacccagaggtccgtagatcgAATCCACGCTCtgataattttattttcttttgtattaagcgcacttccttactgcacaatttcccacgtaactagaggtcagcagagtggcgcagtggaagtgtgctttgcccataacccagaggttcgtagATCGAATCCActccacgctctgctaattttattttcttttgtattaggcgcacttccttactgcacaatttcccaTGTAACTAGAgggcagcagagtggcgcagtggaagtgtgctgggcccATGACCCAAACGTCCGTAAATCGAATCCACGCTCtgcaaattttattttctttggcaTTAAGCGCACTTCCTTACTGCACATTTCCCCCCGtagctagagtgcagcagagtggcgccgtGGGAGCGTGCTGAGCCCATGACCCAGAAGTCCATAAATCGAATCCACGCTCtgcaaattttattttcttttgtattaagcgcacttccttactgcacaatttcccacgtaactagaggtcagcagagtggcgcagtggggtCCACTTCCGGTCACCGTAGTGTACGGACGTGGCGGCATGAGCTCCGGCGATATCGGAGCGGCATCAACGGCCCAGCTCGGTCGTGGTACCAGGAACATGGACGAATCGTCACAGGATTATCAGATTATTTTGCCCCGACTGCCATCAAATGATTCAACGCTGCATACTGTCTTTTTGCACGCCGATATCAAGGCGCGGCCGTATCGCGTTGAGGATTTCAGGGACGCTCTTATTCGTTTGGCTTTGCTTCCCGAGGTTGTTGCCTTGGGGGCGTACCAAATGAATCATGTTTGGGCCATCACTTTCAAGGACGAGGAGGGCAAGAAGAGAATACTCGCTGCTGGGGACATTGTGGTGAAGAACCAGCGCTGTATCACTATCGACCCTAACCACCAGGATACGAAGCTGAAGATACACTGGCTATTGTTTAACGTTCCTGACGACGAGGTGAGGGCAGCGTTGGCTCCTTATGGCAAGGTGAACGAAATAGTGCGAGAGCGCTGGCGCGTGTATGGATGCACGGACAAAGGCTCTTCGACGCGAGTGGTGAGCATCAGGCTCAAAGCTGGCCTCACGGTGGATGACCTCCCACATCAGTTGCGGATTGCCGGAGACCTCACGCTAGTTGTCGTCGCGGGAAGAGCACCGCTATGCCTGCGTTGCCGCGGAACAGGTCATATTAGGAGGGATTGCCGAGCCCCGCGTTGTACAGTGTGTCGGCGTTTTGGGCATAATGAGAGCGGCTGTATGAGAACATATGCAAGTGTAGCAGGGCCCGCGGGGGGCGAAGAACTTTCCGAGCATCACATGGACGAGGCTGAAGCAGAAGAGCTGATAGGGGCGCGTCGGGAGGAACCGAAACCCAAGTTGACGCCCCTTACGCCACGCCCCACAGGTGCTGAGACGACGCTTAACAAAGACAAGGGTTCTACAAAAGACGTGCAATCCACGAGGAACACACAAGATATAACGGCGCTTGCAGCACAGGAAGAAATGTCGGAAAACATGGACACGTCAAATACATGTAAAAGGCCCAGGGAAGACGCGGAAGGcgagaaggctgctacaacgaaagAAGTGGAACAACCACCGGCCAAGGCGATGAACGTGCGCCGTAGACCGGCACCTAACATCCTCAGCGAACGTCGAATAGCCGAGAACCTCCCACCAACCCAGGTGCAACAGACACAACCGCCGCAGCAGCAACCAGTGCCGAATCAGCAGACATTGCATCAGCGACTGACAGATCATCAACAGAAGGGGCCTTCAGCGGGGCCCCCTGCAGATCAAAAGCCCCCGTAAGGTGGGGGTCTGGATTGAGTGACACAAGTATTGACCCGGCGGAAGCACCAACAAATGGAGCGCAGTGGTGAAGTGTGCATAATGTGCTGCGTGAAACGTGCGCGGCGCTCTACTTTTGTGATCAAAAGAAAGGGGACCTATCAGACCATATCGAACCTTGGACCTGATGGTGATAAAGGAGCATCAGAGGTGAGAACCATGTGGCCGGGACGGCCATTCACGTCCTAATGGCTATGAGCGTCGAAGCAGAATTGAGAGTTGCGACTCTCAATGTCAGGGGACTTGCCGCTCGACGAAGGCAGTATCAATTAAGTCGTTTGATGCTGGAACGTGATCTCGATGttattgccattcaggaaacaaAAGTTGAAGGGCAAGATCAGACTGACCGAATGGTGTCCCCTTTTAGAGCCCGGTACgatgtgtgtgtgtctcatgCCGTTGGGATGTCGGCGGGTTGTGCACTGTTCCTTAAAAATTCTATTGGTATAGTTGAGGAGACTGTAACTGTGTCTAGTACTGGGAGATTCATAGTTTGCGATTTtacatataataataaaaaatggcgaGTTGTCTGTGTTTACGCACCGAACAAAGAAGTTGAACGTAAATTATTGTTTGAGAATTTACAGACTTTTCTTAGCTGTGGCAGGATTGTCATTATGCTCGGcgactttaattgtgtttgcaACCCTCAGGACAGAGCAAAAAAAGCAGCCATAAAAGACCAAAGTGCAGCGCTACTCTGCACTATTGTACAAGATTGTCATCTCGAAGATGTTGGTGATGTGCTCTCTGCAGAAGAGCACTTCACACACTTTCAGAACGAAAGCCATGCGAGGCTAGACAGAGCCTATGTGTCAGTAGAGTTAATGCGAGTATGTTCGAATTATGAAGTAAAAAGTGTGTCTTTCAGTGACCACAGTTTAGTAATGTTCACTATAGGgtataaaaagaagaagacaCGCTTTAACTGGGACGTGTGGAAATTAAACGACTTATTATTAAAAGATGAATTGTTCGTTGAAGCTGTGCAGGATTCCATTAACAAAATGTTAGCTGAGCCTCAAGCGAACGTGATTGAAGCCTGGGAGCGTTTTAAGGAGGTAACAAAGATGAAAGCCATAGAAAGATCCGGTGTGTTACATAgagccaaaaaggaaaaagaaaaagatttgcAATGTCAGTTAGACTTTGCATTGAGTCTAGAAAGTAAAATGCCAGGAAAGTACACAAAAGAAATAAGGCAGTTAAAAAACCAATTGGAGGCAATTGACATTGAAAAATATAGAGGTGCGGTGATAAGGGCACGTGCAGAAAAATTATCTCTCGGCGAAACACCAACAAAGCGTGCACTTGGGGATGAAAAAAGATACGCCAAGCGAAATGAAATCAAAGCGATTGCAACTGATAGCGGTATTGTACGTGAAGCGACAGCAACTGAGCAAGTATTTGTTGAATATTTCCGAGGCTTACTTGGCCGAAAAGTGAAGGCAGAGGAAGGGTTTGAGGAtcagtttctgcatttgataccAAAGCTCTCTGATAACGAGAGAGAGCAGCTGGAGATAGCGATTGAAGTGCCCGAAATAGAAAAGGCTATTGACGACCTAGCGGCTGGCAAAGCACCGGGACCTGATGGATTTGGTGCCGCATTGTACAAGACTTTtaaaggtgttatttctgttgccTTACATCGTGTCTTCACGGAGGCTATAAGATTAAAGGTTCTGCCCGGCTCATTTAAAAAGACGCACGTAATACTCATACCGAAAACTGACGACCCCAAAAAATTATTGTCCGTCAAGTCGTACCGACCAATCAGTTTAGCCAACACAGACTATAAAGTGTTTATGAAGGTTCTTGCAGGCAGGTTGCAAAGGATGATGAAAATACTAGTTGGACCACACCAGACTTGTGGTATAAAAGGACGCACAATAAATACAAATGTTCATGTAGCGAGAAGCGTGCTGGAGAGTTGCGATGTGTTTGGTAGCAAGGTTGCAATGTTGCAATTAGATCTGGAAAAAGCCTTTGACCGTGTAAATCATGATATCCTTTTTTTGATACTAGAATATGTTAATGTAGGGTCTGTTATTTTGGAAGGGGTAAAAATGGCCTATAGAGAGTGCTTTACGAGTCTTGTAATTAATGGGCGACTTACTGAAAGCTTTCAAGTGACAAACGGTGTGCGGCAAGGTGATCCCATTTCGgctttattatttgcaatatatATGGAACCTTTCTGCATGAAGATTATTAGCAATGAAACAATAAAAGGGTATCAGCTAATGAACAGTGAAGTTAAAATGCTaacatatgccgacgatattgccgTGTTTTGTAGCGATAAGGAAAGTGTCAGTGAAGTGATACGTCATGTGGATTATTTTTGCAAGATGACAGGCAGTGCAGTAAACTGGGACAAATGCCTAGGCTTGTGGCATGGTTCTTGGGAGACCACCCCACAAAACTTTGCAAATATGAACTGGTCACTTGTACCGACGAAGTATCTCGGAGTACCCCTCCAGCATTACAAAAACACGGATGATTACTGGAAAGAGATATGTGAGAGCACTCGTGAGAAGACAAGAAACTGGGGTGGTAGGGAACTTTCTATGTTTTCTAGAGCGACTGCATGCAATTGGTTCATTGTTTGCAAAGTATGGTATGTTCTGCAGTTCCTATTTATGTCAAGAGCAAATGTGCAGAAATTGCACCGAGTCTTAGCTGTGTTTGTTTGGGGGTCGGTTTGGGAGCGTACGAGTCGAACaaacttatttcattcactaagaaATGGTGGTTTAGGATTGGCTCACCTCTTCCTCAAGCAAATTGTGTCTAGATATATTTTTTTACGCGACCAATGTAACCCGtttgtgagaacatttctacaaattgtactttCTAATAAGATTCCTGATTATGTGGTATCAAGTATGTCTGTGAAATGTAACCTACGTGGATATTTAAGAGAAGTTATAATGGCATATGAAATACTGAAAGTGAGATTTTCAATGGAATATTTATCTGTTGTAAAGAGAAAACGTCTTTACAGAGATTTACGTGACGTAATGCTGCCTCAGCCTATCTACAGATCAGTATACCAGGTTGGTGCTGAATGTGACGTATTGAAGAGAGTGAAAATGATGACCGTACGCGCAAGtgcaaagacatttttttttcagctgcacagCGGAACATTGCCCGTAAAACCATGGTTACAAGAAAAGGGTTTCTTTGTTCCGTGGTCGATGGACTGCCTTATCTGTAAGAAACCCGAGACTGTCAACCACATTTTTCTTGATTGCTGGGATGCTGTTTTTCTGTGGGACATTCTGCAGCGTACCTTGAAAAAGGACTTGCCTATCACACCACACGGTATTAGATTCTTGGCTGTAGAAAATGAGGATGGTGTGCCTTATGATATGTTTATGTTGCTTGTGCTTCACAGCGTGTGGCGAACTAGAATGGCAGTAAGACACGTAGATAAAGATGCCCGATGTGCGCATGAATACTTCACGGAAAGTATTGTATACATAAGAGACGTGTTATCTTCCAGAGAAGAAAGACCTGAATGGGTGTCGTTGTTGAATGTGTTGGCTACAATGAAGCAGTTTTAAATGAAACCAGTCACAGCCAGGCTGGtgttttttttaaacttgtttaaaagtgatcgtaaattgtatttcttttgtgcgaagccggcaataaagaaaaaaaaaaaaaaaagcagagtggcgcagtggaagtgtgctttgcccataacccagaggttcgtagATCGAATCCActccacgctctgctaattttattttcttttgtattaggcgcacttccttactgcacaatttcccacgtaactagaggtcagcagagtggcgcagtggaagtgtgctttgcccataacccagaggttcgtagATCGAATCCActccacgctctgctaattttattttcttttgtattaggcgcacttccttactgcacaatttcccaTGTAACTAGAgggcagcagagtggcgcagtggaagtgtgctgggcccATGACCCAAACGTCCGTAAATCGAATCCACGCTCtgcaaattttattttcttttgtattaagCGCACTTCCTTACGGCACATTTTccccgtaactagagtgcagcagagtggcgccgtgggagcgtgctgggcccatgacccagaggtccgtagatcAAATCCACGCTCcgttaattttattttcttttgtattaagcgcacttccttactgcacaatttcccacgtaactagaggtcagcagagtggcgcagtggaagtgtgctttgcccataacccagaggttcgtagATCGAATCCActccacgctctgctaattttattttcttttgtattaggcgcacttccttactgcacaatttcccaTGTAACTAGAgggcagcagagtggcgcagtggaagtgtgctgggcccATGACCCAAACGTCCGTAAATCGAatccacgctctgctaattttattttctttggcattaagcgcacttccttactgcacatttccccccgtaactagagtgcagcagagtggcgccgtGGGAGCGTGCTGAGCCCATGACCCAGAAGTCCATAAATCGAAtgcacgctctgcaaattttattttcttttgtattaagCGCACTTCCTTACGGCACATTTTccccgtaactagagtgcagcagagtggcgccgtgggagcgtgctgggcccatgacccagaggtccgtagatcgaatccacgctctgctaattttattttcttttgtattaagcgcacttccttactgcacaatttcccacgtaactagaggtcagcagagtggcgcagtggaagtgtgctttgcccataacccagaggttcgtagATCGAATCCActccacgctctgctaattttattttcttttgtattaggcgcacttccttactgcacaatttcccaTGTAACAAGAgggcagcagagtggcgcagtggaagtgtgctgggcccATGACCCAAACGTCCGTAAATCGAATCCACGCTCtgcaaattttattttcttttgtattaagCGCACTTCCTTACGGCACATTTTccccgtaactagagtgcagcagagtggcgccgtgggagcgtgctgggcccatgacCCAGAAGTCCATAAATCGAATCCACGCTCtgcaaattttattttcttttgtattaagCGCACTTCCTTACGGCACATTTTccccgtaactagagtgcagcagagtggcgccgtgggagcgtgctgggcccatgacccagaggtccgtagatcgaatccacgctctgctagttttattttcttttgtattaagcgcacttccttactgcacaatttcccacgtaactagaggtcagcagagtggcgcagtggaagtgtgctttgcccataacccagaggttcgtagATCGAATCCActccacgctctgctaattttattttcttttgtattaggcgcacttccttactgcacaatttcccaTGTAACTAGAgggcagcagagtggcgcagtggaagtgtgctgggcccATGACCCAAACGTCCGTAAATCGAatccacgctctgctaattttattttctttggcattaagcgcacttccttactgcacatttccccccgtaactagagtgcagcagagtggcgccgtGGGAGCGTGCTGAGCCCATGACCCAGAAGTCCATAAATCGAATCCACGCTCtgcaaattttattttcttttgtattaagCGCACTTCCTTACGGCACATT
Coding sequences within:
- the LOC119174245 gene encoding uncharacterized protein LOC119174245 translates to MSSGDIGAASTAQLGRGTRNMDESSQDYQIILPRLPSNDSTLHTVFLHADIKARPYRVEDFRDALIRLALLPEVVALGAYQMNHVWAITFKDEEGKKRILAAGDIVVKNQRCITIDPNHQDTKLKIHWLLFNVPDDEVRAALAPYGKVNEIVRERWRVYGCTDKGSSTRVVSIRLKAGLTVDDLPHQLRIAGDLTLVVVAGRAPLCLRCRGTGHIRRDCRAPRCTVCRRFGHNESGCMRTYASVAGPAGGEELSEHHMDEAEAEELIGARREEPKPKLTPLTPRPTGAETTLNKDKGSTKDVQSTRNTQDITALAAQEEMSENMDTSNTCKRPREDAEGEKAATTKEVEQPPAKAMNVRRRPAPNILSERRIAENLPPTQVQQTQPPQQQPVPNQQTLHQRLTDHQQKGPSAGPPADQKPP